In one Amaranthus tricolor cultivar Red isolate AtriRed21 chromosome 8, ASM2621246v1, whole genome shotgun sequence genomic region, the following are encoded:
- the LOC130821743 gene encoding uncharacterized protein LOC130821743 has translation MRLKKKNPDARRWLANLGPQERWTKHKFDPELKCDVNKTNFVESFNATLGTDRCKPVLSLLEGIRRVTMVRLATRRQKCEEWERLRPNIAKRVQVLYNESRSCRAFMSSPREYEVVEGKSTLAVSLNQRTCLCNVWQLTGIPCRHAMRAILHEGLDPQSLVDDWYSVEKYKLASHHSIKPIPDQDKWPATEHPTILPPVLKRGVGRPCRNRKRAVDEERKAKRSKTIKCEKCGDFGHNKASCKGGATKKQKAAATNTNDASTSKCKGKSKAK, from the coding sequence atgagattgaaaaaaaaaaaccctgaTGCAAGGAGATGGCTTGCTAATTTGGGTCCACAAGAGAGATGGACAAAACATAAATTTGACCCTGAATTGAAGTGCGATGTTAACAAGACAAATTTTGTGGAAAGCTTCAATGCAACCCTAGGAACTGACAGGTGCAAGCCAGTGTTAAGTTTGTTAGAGGGAATTAGGAGAGTAACAATGGTTAGGTTAGCAACAAGGAGGCAGAAGTGTGAAGAATGGGAGAGGCTGCGTCCAAACATTGCGAAGAGAGTTCAAGTATTGTACAATGAGAGTAGGTCTTGCAGGGCTTTCATGTCTAGTCCAAGGGAGTATGAGGTGGTGGAGGGTAAATCAACTTTGGCTGTCAGTTTGAACCAACGCACATGCCTTTGCAATGTCTGGCAACTCACTGGCATACCATGTAGGCATGCAATGAGAGCGATACTTCATGAAGGTCTTGATCCACAATCCTTGGTTGATGATTGGTATTCAGTAGAGAAATATAAGTTGGCCTCTCATCACAGCATTAAACCTATCCCTGACCAGGATAAGTGGCCAGCAACTGAACACCCTACTATATTACCTCCTGTGCTCAAAAGAGGTGTTGGTAGGCCTTGTAGGAACCGAAAGAGAGCTGTTGATGAAGAGAGGAAGGCAAAGAGGAGCAAGACAATAAAATGTGAGAAGTGTGGGGATTTTGGTCACAACAAGGCCAGTTGCAAGGGAGGggcaacaaaaaaacaaaaggcaGCAGCAACAAACACTAATGATGCTTCAACTTCCAAGTGCAAGGGAAAGAGCAAAGCAAAATGA
- the LOC130821818 gene encoding probable alpha-mannosidase At5g13980 isoform X2, producing MADKSLEVVWQGSKSLGASAEIFTGAFWQGNYEPPDGFHFEVNDDSPIVQDDPTLFDYNVQDRVNAFVDAALAQANVTRTNHVMWTMGTDFKYQYAYSWFRQMDKLIHYVNLDGRVNALYSTASIYTDAKHATQEIWPTKTDDFFPYADRINGYWTGYFTSRPTLKRYVREMSAYYMAARQLEYLIGRRKLGPNTDALADALAIAQHHDAVTGTEKQHVANDYAKRLSIGYQEAEALVALSIGCLTESSPSTSCQKPTTKFQQCPLLNISYCPASETDLSHGKNLVIVVYNPLGWKREDIIRIPVKSESFVVRDYEGREIVSQVLPISDVQLSLSKFFVTSYLGVTVRDAPNYWLAFRASVPPLGFSTYTVSGVKGSKLTRSSVDTHQGNKKFTFDIGSEILKVQLSENGKLIYDNKKRKLGKKSVEVSYGFYAGYEYNETEKYPQASGAYVFRPNGTFMMLSKGKVQSTVVRGPLINEVHQQINSWIYQVTRAYKDNEYIEVEYTVGPIPVEDGIGKEVVAKLSTDIQSNKKFYTDSNGRDFIERIRDYRSDWDLQVNQPVAGNYYPINLGIYLQDGMSEFSVLVDRSVAGSSILDGQIELMLHRRLLKDDGRGVAEALNETVCALEKCIGLVAQGKFYIKIDHLGEGAKWRRSFGQQIYSPLLLAFSEQDEDTGLNTRIPMFSGMDSSYSLPENVAMITLQELDDGKVLLRLAHLFEVGEDKDLSGTAKVELKKLFSSKKIEKIMETNLSANQERAEMEKKRLVWKSQSSSAKASKVTRGGPIDPTDLIVELAPMEIRTMLIEFSQKSDRIFDI from the exons gCAAATGTTACTCGAACAAATCATGTAATGTGGACCATGGGAACTGATTTCAAGTACCAATACGCTTATTCATGGTTCCGGCAAATGGACAAGCTGATTCATTATGTTAACTTG GATGGACGTGTCAACGCGCTCTACTCGACCGCATCAATATACACGGACGCAAAACATGCAACTCAAGAAATCTGGCCAACAAAAACTGATGATTTCTTCCC ATACGCAGATAGAATTAATGGTTACTGGACCGGATACTTTACTAGCAGACCAACTTTGAAGCGTTACGTTAGAGAGATGAGTGCCTACTATATG GCAGCAAGGCAACTGGAATATCTTATAGGAAGGCGTAAATTAGGCCCTAATACTGACGCATTAGCAGATGCTTTAGCTATAGCTCAACACCATGACGCAGTTACTGGTACTGAAAAGCAGCATGTAGCTAATGATTATGCAAAAAGACTTTCAATTGGTTATCAAGAG GCGGAGGCATTGGTTGCATTATCAATTGGATGCCTTACTGAATCTTCCCCCTCTACTAGTTGTCAGAAGCCAACAACAAAGTTTCAACAG TGTCCTCTGTTAAATATAAGTTACTGTCCTGCATCAGAAACTGACCTGTCTCATGGGAAAAATTTG GTTATTGTAGTCTATAATCCCCTTGGATGGAAGAGAGAAGACATTATTCGCATTCCG GTTAAGAGTGAATCTTTCGTAGTTCGTGATTATGAAGGAAGGGAGATAGTGTCACAAGTACTTCCTATATCTGATGTGCAATTGAGCTTAAGTAAATTTTTTGTGACTTCATACTTGGGGGTAACTGTAAGAGATGCACCTAACTATTGGCTTGCATTTAGAGCATCTGTACCACCTCTTGGTTTCAGCACGTATACTGTATCTGGTGTTAAAG GTTCTAAATTGACAAGATCATCTGTTGACACACATCAAGGAAATAAGAAGTTTACTTTTGACATTGGATCAGAGATTCTGAAAGTTCAACTCTCTGAGAATGGAAAGTTGATTTATGATAACAAAAAGAGAAAGTTG GGTAAGAAATCTGTTGAAGTATCTTATGGTTTTTATGCTGGATACGAATACAATGAAACTGAGAAATATCCCCAG GCTTCCGGTGCCTATGTGTTCCGTCCAAATGGCACATTTATGATGCTATCTAAGGGAAAG GTTCAATCCACTGTTGTGCGCGGTCCTTTGATAAATGAAGTTCATCAGCAGATAAATTCATGGATTTATCAG GTCACCAGGGCTTACAAGGATAATGAGTATATCGAAGTTGAATACACA GTTGGGCCTATACCAGTTGAAGATGGGATTGGAAAAGAAGTTGTAGCTAAATTGTCTACTGACATACagtcaaataaaaaattctacACGGATTCAAATGGTCGTGATTTCATTGAAAGG ATTCGTGATTATAGATCAGACTGGGATTTGCAAGTAAATCAACCAGTTGCTGGAAACTATTATCCT atcaatcttggaataTATTTGCAAGATGGTATGAGCGAATTCTCTGTTTTGGTAGATAGATCTGTTGCTGGGTCTAGCATATTGGATGGTCAGATAGAGCTCATGCTTCATAG ACGGTTGCTCAAAGACGATGGTAGAGGTGTTGCAGAAGCTCTAAATGAAACAGTTTGTGCTCTTGAGAAGTGCATAGGCTTAGTT GCCCAAGGAAAATTTTATATCAAAATTGATCATCTAGGAGAGGGTGCCAAATGGAGGCGTTCATTTGGTCAGCAAATATACTCTCCACTTCTCTTGGCCTTCAGTGAACAG GATGAAGACACCGGGTTGAATACTCGTATACCAATGTTTTCAGGAATGGATTCAAGTTACAGTTTACCCGAAAATGTTGCGATGATCACCCTTCAG GAACTTGATGATGGAAAAGTCCTGCTTCGCTTGGCACATCTGTTTGAG GTTGGAGAAGACAAGGACCTTTCAGGCACGGCAAAGGTAGAACTGAAAAAACTATTCTCGTCAAAGAAG ATTGAAAAAATAATGGAGACAAACCTTTCGGCAAATCAAGAGCGAGCAGAAATGGAGAAGAAGAGACTGGTTTGGAAGTCTCAAAGCTCTTCTGCAAAGGCATCCAAAGTGACACGAGGCGGACCGATTGATCCTACAGATCTGATTGTGGAACTTGCTCCAATGGAAATTCGTACGATGCTGATTGAATTCAGCCAGAAATCTGACAGAATCTTTGATATTTGA